A DNA window from Salvelinus fontinalis isolate EN_2023a chromosome 28, ASM2944872v1, whole genome shotgun sequence contains the following coding sequences:
- the LOC129826047 gene encoding carnosine N-methyltransferase-like, whose product MAEGTVDQVTDGEQEEAYFYRERIKCTPEEETRLERQHFWKVIDAFRYYRMHVQERVNRAERQFQSLPKHHQLLLPGVLPNLARIRRSVDHNQEVLQAIVLNCVHMFENMEYGEEDDLRKVGTSSTFDMDKLKSTIKQFVRDWSEAGQAERDSCYLPLIQEIQRLFPSNKCDVSKVSVLVPGAGLGRLAWEIARLGYACQGNEWSFFMLFSSNFVLNRCEKVNSMTLYPWIHQFSNNKRSSDQTRPISFPDVNPQSLPPNSDFSMVAGDFQEVYTEPNTWDCVATCFFIDTAHNVIDYVETIWNILKPGGVWINLGPLLYHFENMANELSIELSYEDVRAAILKYGFHLEVERESVPTTYTENDQSMLKYLYDCVFFVARKPDHLYANGYQVVHKNRPEASQRRESCDSLT is encoded by the exons ATGGCGGAAGGAACGGTGGACCAGGTTACTGATGGAGAGCAAGAAGAAGCATATTTTTACCGAGAAAGGATTAAATGTACACCAGAAGAGGAGACAAGGCTCGAAAGGCAACACTTTTGGAAAGTGATCGATGCGTTTAGATACTACAG GATGCATGTTCAAGAGCGGGTGAATCGAGCAGAACGTCAGTTCCAGAGTCTTCCGAAGCATCACCAGCTGCTGCTGCCCGGGGTCTTGCCCAACCTGGCCCGTATCCGGCGCAGTGTGGACCACAACCAGGAGGTCCTGCAGGCCATCGTGCTCAACTGTGTCCACATGTTTGAGAACATGGAGTATGGCGAAGAG gATGACCTGAGGAAGGTGGGTACGTCTTCCACGTTCGACATGGACAAGCTCAAGTCCACCATTAAGCAGTTTGTGCGTGACTGGAGTGAGGCcggccaggctgagagagactccTGCTACCTGCCCCTCATCCAAGAGATCCAGAGACTCTTTCCCAGCAACAagtg TGATGTGTCCAAGGTGAGCGTGCTGGTTCCGGGGGCAGGGCTTGGTCGCCTGGCATGGGAAATCGCTCGTCTGGGTTATGCCTGCCAAGGCAACGAATGGAGCTTCTTCATGCTCTTCTCCTCAAACTTCGTCCTCAACAG GTGTGAAAAGGTCAACTCCATGACCCTGTACCCCTGGATCCACCAGTTCAGCAACAACAAGAGGTCATCTGACCAGACGCGGCCAATCAGCTTCCCAGATGTCAACCCCCAGAGCCTGCCTCCAAACTCGGACTTCTCCATGGTGGCTGGGGACTTCCAGGAGGTCTACACAGAGCCTA ACACCTGGGACTGCGTGGCTACCTGCTTCTTCATCGACACGGCGCACAATGTCATCGACTACGTGGAGACCATCTGGAACATTCTGAAGCCTGGAGGCGTGTGGATCAATCTTG GCCCACTGCTGTACCACTTTGAGAACATGGCCAACGAGCTCTCCATCGAGCTCAGCTATGAGGACGTCAGGGCAGCAATTTTAAAATATGGATTCCATTTGGAG gtggagagagagtctGTCCCCACCACCTATACGGAGAACGATCAGTCCATGCTGAAGTACCTGTACGACTGTGTTTTCTTTGTGGCAAGGAAACCTGACCATCTGTATGCCAACGGTTACCAGGTGGTCCATAAGAACAGACCGGAAGCTTCGCAACGGCGAGAGAGCTGCGACAGTCTGACGTGA